A window from uncultured Desulfobacter sp. encodes these proteins:
- a CDS encoding CapA family protein: protein MADTNPFNFQTGSWARDTGSTDVATLIIAGDWAPIRAFAPLIESDPQGIYGDALPLLQNADLTVVNLEAPLSDIGSEMCKSGAVFKGSPCHVNGLTAVPFSAVTLANNHMFDFGVDAFWQTTGVLARHGIAFTGAGETQEAAEAPLIMEAKGIRIAIINISEGEDLTAAGPGPGVAGWNIEGACTRIQNLKKDTTQRFHAVIAVAHCGLEYIPFAPEYVTNTFRQLADAGADAVIGHHPHVPQGIFFQGNTPVCCSLGNFVFYQPTHLFWRKSGYMVRLHVSKNGVVGLYIEPYRIHDRGIQMLAGPDRNYFFKRFRQISQPLSTTEGSRAAWQGFLDYYGTAGFKNEVNMMLNKIEETPGKGAAMFRNRLTTAQHFHHWKDLLTRVMEGEIGQSPSWAKDLAREWLTRQIENER, encoded by the coding sequence ATGGCGGACACAAATCCATTTAACTTTCAAACCGGGTCGTGGGCCAGGGATACCGGGTCGACAGATGTCGCCACCCTGATCATCGCCGGGGACTGGGCACCCATCCGTGCCTTTGCCCCGCTGATTGAATCCGATCCCCAGGGCATATACGGCGATGCTCTGCCTCTATTGCAGAACGCCGACCTGACCGTTGTGAACCTGGAAGCCCCGTTAAGTGATATCGGCAGTGAAATGTGTAAAAGCGGGGCTGTGTTCAAAGGCAGCCCCTGCCATGTAAATGGCCTGACTGCCGTGCCGTTTTCCGCCGTCACCCTGGCCAACAACCACATGTTTGATTTTGGTGTTGACGCGTTCTGGCAAACAACCGGGGTCCTGGCCCGACACGGCATCGCCTTCACCGGTGCGGGCGAGACCCAAGAAGCGGCTGAAGCGCCCCTGATAATGGAGGCCAAAGGAATTCGCATTGCCATCATCAACATCAGCGAAGGAGAAGACCTCACCGCCGCCGGACCGGGTCCGGGTGTGGCCGGGTGGAACATTGAAGGGGCGTGCACCCGCATCCAAAATCTGAAAAAAGATACCACCCAGAGGTTTCATGCCGTCATCGCCGTTGCCCACTGCGGCCTGGAATACATCCCCTTTGCCCCGGAATACGTCACAAACACTTTCAGGCAACTGGCAGATGCCGGGGCAGACGCCGTAATAGGGCATCACCCCCATGTGCCCCAGGGGATTTTCTTCCAGGGAAACACACCGGTCTGCTGCAGCCTGGGCAACTTTGTGTTTTACCAGCCCACCCATTTATTCTGGCGAAAATCAGGCTATATGGTACGCCTACACGTCAGCAAAAACGGGGTGGTCGGCCTATACATCGAACCCTACCGGATTCATGACCGGGGCATTCAGATGCTGGCAGGGCCGGACCGGAATTATTTTTTCAAACGGTTCAGGCAGATCAGCCAGCCCTTATCCACGACCGAAGGCAGTCGAGCCGCCTGGCAGGGTTTCCTGGATTATTACGGGACCGCCGGCTTCAAAAATGAAGTCAACATGATGTTAAACAAAATAGAAGAGACTCCGGGCAAGGGCGCGGCCATGTTCAGAAACCGCTTAACCACAGCCCAGCACTTTCACCATTGGAAAGACCTGCTCACCCGTGTGATGGAAGGCGAAATCGGCCAAAGCCCGTCTTGGGCAAAGGACCTGGCCCGGGAATGGCTCACAAGACAGATTGAAAATGAACGATAA
- the alr gene encoding alanine racemase, with protein MNSSNAQSFLEPQSRVQVDLSLFGHNVRALRALIPQNNRFCAVVKANAYGHGGIQCAKTALENGASFLAVARISEAVAMREAGITASILLLGEALPEQVSFLAAHGIRASVADIQSAKALSAAAQSLNTTLKIHIKLDTGMGRLGFLHPSVVTPGAGESSGIAQAGEIATLKGIEVEGVYTHFAKADVIDKTHARGQLNRFNEMVAMLADMGIRPTIRHAANSAGVLELPEAHFDMVRPGVAMYGMAPSDEIDITRHTLAPIMSITAKIIYVKAVPENFSVSYGCTHITTAPTVIATVPIGYADGYSRLLSNQGQMLVRGKKAPIVGRVTMDFTMIDVGHIPGVKPGDEVTILGTQGDERITADDIAGLTGTINYEVTTGLTGRMPVSYV; from the coding sequence ATGAATTCCTCCAACGCACAATCGTTCCTTGAGCCCCAAAGCCGGGTGCAGGTGGATCTCTCCCTCTTTGGACATAATGTACGCGCCCTGAGAGCGTTGATTCCCCAAAATAACCGGTTCTGTGCCGTGGTCAAGGCCAATGCTTACGGGCATGGCGGCATCCAATGCGCAAAAACCGCCCTTGAAAACGGGGCATCTTTTCTTGCCGTGGCCCGAATTTCCGAAGCGGTTGCCATGAGAGAGGCCGGTATCACCGCATCCATCCTTCTTTTGGGAGAAGCCCTGCCCGAACAGGTCTCCTTTCTTGCCGCCCACGGCATCCGGGCAAGTGTTGCGGATATCCAGTCCGCCAAAGCCCTTTCTGCTGCGGCACAAAGTTTAAACACCACCTTAAAAATTCATATCAAGCTGGATACGGGCATGGGGCGTCTGGGGTTTCTTCATCCCAGCGTTGTCACCCCAGGCGCCGGTGAATCCTCAGGTATCGCTCAGGCCGGGGAAATTGCCACTCTAAAAGGCATTGAAGTGGAAGGCGTCTACACCCATTTTGCCAAGGCCGACGTCATTGACAAAACCCATGCCAGGGGCCAGCTGAACCGGTTCAATGAAATGGTTGCCATGCTTGCAGATATGGGAATCCGGCCGACGATCCGCCATGCCGCCAATTCCGCCGGTGTGCTTGAGTTGCCCGAAGCCCATTTTGACATGGTTCGTCCGGGCGTTGCCATGTACGGGATGGCCCCCTCTGATGAGATTGATATCACACGGCATACGCTGGCACCGATCATGTCCATCACGGCAAAAATCATTTACGTGAAAGCCGTGCCTGAAAATTTCAGCGTTTCCTACGGCTGTACCCACATCACAACGGCCCCCACGGTGATTGCCACGGTGCCCATCGGGTATGCAGACGGATACAGCAGGCTCTTGTCCAACCAGGGACAAATGCTGGTCAGAGGCAAAAAGGCGCCCATTGTCGGCCGGGTCACCATGGATTTCACAATGATTGATGTCGGTCACATTCCAGGGGTCAAACCCGGAGACGAGGTCACCATCCTCGGCACCCAGGGAGACGAGCGGATTACGGCGGACGACATTGCCGGTCTCACCGGGACCATCAACTACGAGGTTACCACAGGCCTGACCGGACGGATGCCTGTGTCCTACGTGTAA
- a CDS encoding aminotransferase class IV — protein sequence MDIYYIDGKFVSEDEATLSVKDITVLRGFGVFDFLITYNKRPFRLEKHVERLENSARHIGLELNHSNKEICDIVMQTIEKNPHHQEENIRIVYTGGISSDGVTPEGNGILMVMATHKHEVPDWWYTQGTKIITVDMERFIPEAKSSNYLSAVFAQQKARSRGAVEAIYKNKENCLLEGTTTNLFAFKGTTLITPPVGILPGVTRDAVLERLENKYDIVLDCIPQADIAQMDEVFITASNKEIVPVIQVDDTVIADGKPGDKTRALMADWKEYTTAYGLGEAD from the coding sequence ATGGACATCTATTATATTGACGGCAAATTCGTATCCGAAGACGAGGCCACCCTTTCTGTAAAAGACATCACCGTATTAAGGGGATTTGGTGTATTTGACTTTCTGATCACCTATAACAAACGCCCCTTTCGTCTGGAAAAACATGTGGAACGCCTGGAAAATTCCGCTCGGCACATCGGACTGGAACTGAATCATTCCAACAAAGAGATCTGTGACATTGTGATGCAGACCATAGAAAAAAATCCGCATCACCAAGAGGAGAATATACGTATCGTCTACACCGGCGGCATCAGCTCTGACGGCGTAACCCCAGAGGGAAACGGCATTCTCATGGTCATGGCCACACACAAGCATGAAGTGCCGGACTGGTGGTATACCCAAGGCACCAAAATCATCACCGTGGACATGGAACGATTTATCCCCGAGGCCAAAAGCAGCAACTACCTGTCCGCCGTATTTGCCCAGCAAAAGGCCCGCAGCCGGGGCGCAGTTGAAGCCATCTACAAAAACAAGGAAAATTGCCTGCTCGAAGGCACCACCACCAATCTTTTCGCCTTTAAGGGCACAACCCTGATTACCCCGCCGGTCGGCATTCTGCCCGGCGTCACCCGGGATGCCGTGCTGGAACGGTTGGAAAACAAATATGACATAGTCCTGGATTGTATTCCCCAGGCAGACATCGCCCAGATGGATGAAGTCTTTATTACGGCATCCAACAAAGAGATCGTACCCGTCATCCAGGTGGACGACACCGTCATCGCCGACGGCAAACCCGGAGACAAGACACGGGCTCTGATGGCGGACTGGAAAGAATACACAACTGCATATGGTCTTGGAGAAGCAGACTGA
- a CDS encoding class I SAM-dependent methyltransferase, with protein MNSPAKAHYTCPDLGSKIRQGLENAGKNPEQIALRDLAPVDQLHTGAAPATIELVEQAGLKKGMSILDAGCGIGGTSRLLAQHFGLVVHGIDLSKDFIETAHMLNQWCGFAKDDTINLKEGSLLALPYPDHFFDAVLCQHVLLNIEDKPKAFAEFSRVLAPGGKLLIHEIVDGPGPEPLYPAPWAADAAASMLCSRQNLGTYAQKSGFELVFSEDKTASAALWWEKVNGIKKAKGTGPLNPGLVFGENAACFGANMEHNFKAQAVLCVEEIWIKSNQN; from the coding sequence ATGAATAGTCCTGCCAAAGCACATTATACCTGCCCGGATCTTGGATCAAAAATTCGTCAGGGACTTGAAAATGCCGGTAAAAATCCGGAACAAATCGCTCTGCGGGATCTTGCCCCGGTGGACCAGCTTCATACGGGGGCGGCCCCTGCCACCATCGAACTTGTGGAGCAGGCCGGACTGAAAAAAGGTATGAGCATTTTAGATGCAGGCTGCGGCATTGGCGGCACATCCCGGCTTCTGGCACAACATTTCGGCCTTGTTGTCCATGGCATTGACCTGTCCAAAGATTTTATTGAAACCGCACATATGTTAAACCAGTGGTGCGGCTTTGCAAAGGACGATACCATAAATTTGAAAGAAGGGTCCCTGCTGGCGTTACCCTACCCGGACCACTTTTTTGATGCCGTGCTCTGCCAGCACGTACTGCTTAACATCGAAGACAAACCCAAAGCCTTTGCTGAATTTTCAAGGGTGCTGGCCCCGGGAGGGAAACTTCTTATCCATGAAATTGTGGACGGCCCCGGGCCTGAACCGCTTTACCCTGCTCCCTGGGCCGCTGACGCGGCGGCCTCCATGCTTTGTTCCCGCCAAAATCTTGGGACGTATGCCCAAAAGTCAGGATTTGAACTTGTTTTCAGTGAAGATAAAACAGCAAGTGCAGCGCTTTGGTGGGAAAAAGTCAATGGCATCAAAAAGGCCAAAGGTACAGGCCCGCTGAATCCAGGTCTGGTTTTCGGGGAAAATGCCGCGTGCTTTGGCGCCAACATGGAGCATAATTTCAAGGCGCAGGCTGTATTGTGTGTGGAAGAAATCTGGATAAAATCCAATCAAAATTAA
- the glk gene encoding glucokinase, whose product MMLAGDIGGTKIELAVYADRTNVPANPVHEARFKSADYQSFDAIVQEFLDQMGVKPQFACFGVAGPVKDGHSRITNLPWNIDAGEIKQTCGIPSVFLINDLEAIAVSVPHLNEDALFTLNPGTPDPKGNRAIIAPGTGLGVAFLVWAGAGYRAFASEGGHAAFSPRDAQEVKLLEFLTRRYGHVSFERICSGSQLPNIYDYFLGNKIFSEPEWLREKLDAAADKTPVIVDAALEHKADICEAALDVFVRVLGSIAGNMAVTLLPTGGIYIGGGIPPRILKRLAQPDFLSRIADKGRFSSLCANMPVHVILDPKAALHGAAWYGVENGYRAKGSHP is encoded by the coding sequence ATGATGCTTGCAGGAGATATCGGCGGCACAAAAATTGAGCTCGCGGTTTATGCCGACAGGACAAACGTGCCTGCAAATCCGGTTCACGAAGCCCGGTTTAAAAGTGCTGATTATCAATCTTTTGACGCCATTGTTCAAGAATTTTTAGATCAGATGGGTGTAAAGCCCCAATTTGCATGTTTCGGGGTGGCGGGTCCGGTAAAAGACGGCCATTCCCGGATCACCAACCTGCCCTGGAACATTGACGCGGGTGAAATTAAACAGACCTGTGGTATCCCCAGCGTTTTTTTGATTAATGATTTGGAGGCTATTGCCGTATCTGTCCCTCATTTGAATGAAGATGCCCTTTTCACCCTGAACCCGGGAACGCCAGATCCCAAAGGAAACAGGGCCATTATTGCACCGGGTACGGGACTCGGCGTTGCTTTTCTGGTCTGGGCCGGTGCCGGGTACCGTGCCTTTGCAAGTGAAGGCGGACACGCTGCCTTTTCTCCCCGGGATGCCCAGGAAGTTAAACTTCTGGAATTTTTAACCCGGCGGTATGGCCACGTCAGTTTTGAACGGATCTGCTCGGGTAGCCAGTTGCCTAATATTTATGACTATTTTCTGGGAAATAAAATTTTTTCCGAACCTGAATGGTTAAGGGAAAAGCTGGATGCGGCGGCGGACAAAACCCCTGTGATCGTGGACGCTGCCCTTGAACACAAGGCCGATATCTGTGAAGCGGCACTGGACGTGTTTGTCCGCGTCCTTGGCTCAATAGCCGGCAATATGGCCGTGACACTTCTGCCCACAGGGGGGATCTATATTGGCGGCGGCATACCGCCCCGTATCCTTAAAAGGCTGGCCCAGCCCGATTTCTTAAGCCGTATCGCTGACAAGGGGCGGTTTTCTTCTTTATGCGCCAATATGCCCGTCCATGTGATTCTTGATCCTAAGGCGGCGTTGCATGGTGCGGCCTGGTATGGGGTTGAGAACGGATACCGGGCAAAAGGGAGCCATCCCTAA
- a CDS encoding sulfite exporter TauE/SafE family protein — protein MIYIALYLAVGGVAGVLAGLLGIGGGLIIVPMLTSVFTHQHVAHEVIVHMALGTSLASILFTSVSSMRSHHKRGAVVWPVVFRITPGILVGTFTGTWIASMLSTNFLKCFFGIFLYYVGTQMIMGIKPKPTRDIPGTAGIFAAGSIIGVFSSLVGIGGGTLSVPFLTWCNTKIHKAIGTSAGIGFPIAAAGFIGYVINGLGVPNLPPYSLGFVNLGALAGIVAASVLTAPIGVKLAHSLPVDKLKRVFAVLLYVVGTRMLISVFW, from the coding sequence ATGATTTATATCGCGTTGTATCTGGCTGTAGGCGGTGTGGCCGGTGTACTGGCCGGGCTTTTAGGTATTGGCGGCGGCCTTATAATTGTTCCGATGCTGACTTCGGTGTTTACCCACCAGCATGTGGCCCATGAAGTGATTGTTCACATGGCTTTGGGCACATCACTGGCCAGTATTTTATTTACGTCGGTTTCCAGTATGCGTTCCCATCATAAACGCGGTGCCGTGGTCTGGCCTGTGGTATTTCGAATCACACCGGGTATTCTGGTGGGCACATTTACAGGCACCTGGATTGCCTCCATGCTCTCCACCAATTTTCTTAAATGTTTTTTCGGCATTTTTTTATATTATGTGGGCACCCAGATGATCATGGGTATAAAACCCAAACCCACCCGGGACATTCCCGGTACAGCAGGCATCTTTGCGGCAGGCAGCATTATCGGCGTATTTTCAAGTCTTGTGGGGATTGGCGGCGGGACCCTGTCCGTGCCGTTTCTGACCTGGTGTAACACCAAGATCCATAAAGCCATCGGCACGTCGGCGGGTATCGGATTTCCCATTGCCGCAGCCGGGTTTATAGGATATGTGATCAACGGGCTTGGGGTTCCGAACCTGCCGCCATACTCCCTGGGGTTTGTCAATCTTGGTGCTTTGGCAGGCATTGTTGCTGCCTCGGTACTCACCGCACCCATTGGTGTCAAACTTGCCCACAGCCTGCCCGTTGACAAGCTTAAACGCGTTTTTGCCGTACTGCTTTACGTGGTGGGGACCAGAATGCTGATCTCTGTGTTCTGGTAA